The Streptomyces phaeolivaceus genome has a window encoding:
- a CDS encoding IS3 family transposase, translated as MHAVLKREGVHVGRNRVERLMRQAGLAGISPRRGKGFTRGNPDADLGPDLVQRDFTANGPNRLWVTDLTMIPTEEGPRWLSAIRDAFSRRVVAWETSARADADLVLTSLEYALASREVAPRELIHYADHGCQYTSVKLTTRLVRAGIQASMGSVGDSFDNALAENLWMIIKTECIRGRVFAARAEANLALFEYIDGFYNPRRIQKRLGYLSPIEYEEKHYRHGSCSSSVCAGQRAAGAGAGMSTATVIMNVCDDVSRRGGRGSNDSRAGVG; from the coding sequence GTGCACGCCGTCCTCAAGCGTGAGGGTGTCCACGTCGGCCGCAATCGCGTCGAGCGGCTCATGCGCCAGGCCGGCCTGGCCGGGATCAGCCCCCGCCGGGGCAAAGGCTTCACTCGCGGTAACCCGGACGCCGATCTGGGCCCTGACCTGGTGCAACGTGACTTTACCGCGAACGGGCCGAACCGGTTGTGGGTCACCGACCTGACCATGATCCCCACCGAGGAGGGGCCGCGGTGGCTGTCCGCGATCCGCGACGCGTTCTCCCGCCGCGTCGTGGCCTGGGAGACCTCCGCCCGCGCGGACGCGGACCTGGTCCTCACCTCGCTGGAGTATGCCCTGGCCAGCCGCGAAGTCGCCCCCCGCGAGCTCATTCACTACGCCGACCACGGCTGTCAATACACGTCCGTGAAGCTCACAACACGCCTGGTCAGGGCCGGTATCCAGGCGTCCATGGGCTCGGTCGGCGACTCGTTCGACAATGCCCTGGCGGAGAACCTGTGGATGATCATCAAGACTGAATGCATCCGTGGCCGCGTCTTCGCCGCCAGGGCCGAAGCGAACCTCGCGCTCTTCGAGTACATCGACGGCTTCTATAACCCCCGCCGCATCCAGAAACGGCTCGGCTACCTCAGCCCGATCGAGTACGAGGAGAAGCACTACCGACACGGCAGCTGTAGTTCCAGCGTCTGCGCTGGTCAGCGTGCTGCCGGGGCGGGTGCGGGCATGAGTACGGCCACCGTGATCATGAACGTTTGTGACGACGTATCAAGACGCGGTGGCCGTGGAAGCAACGATAGCCGAGCGGGCGTGGGGTGA
- a CDS encoding IS701 family transposase — protein sequence MTTYQDAVAVEATIAERAWGEAFGRAMRAVAGCFARREARATAAELVAGLLLEVDTRNCWTLAQVLGHPGPHRLQHLLSRARFDHERARQEIACLVIDELAGQSVVLVADETGDAKSSTDCVGAGRQYSGAIGGVGLCQVAVHLAAVTSTTKVIIDRALYLPADWAADEERREVAGVPEEIAFATKPQQALAMVTDVLAAGLKARWFAGDEVYCGRELRRGVRALGLGYTVGIAATYQVIDGTGRRWEARKMINKVRPGQWMRRQTGHGTKGTREYDWAWLDVRPDDAPDEHRNEKEAGTSVLVARRHRYTGEVSYFRCRAPGDVSLGTLVEVICRRWRIEETFQLAKGFTGLDQGQVTCWNSWMRWSLFSLIAAAVLALTATAVHDAAEDEPALVPLSCPELVRLLRALVLPPPVRDREHVPHWTAWRRHHQAVATACHHHRHRRHDQP from the coding sequence GTGACGACGTATCAAGACGCGGTGGCCGTGGAAGCAACGATAGCCGAGCGGGCGTGGGGTGAGGCGTTCGGGAGGGCGATGCGGGCGGTCGCGGGCTGCTTCGCGCGACGTGAAGCTCGGGCGACGGCGGCGGAGTTGGTCGCGGGGCTGCTGCTGGAGGTGGACACGCGGAACTGCTGGACGCTCGCGCAGGTTCTGGGGCATCCGGGTCCGCACCGGCTGCAGCACCTGCTTTCGCGCGCCCGGTTCGACCATGAGCGGGCCCGGCAGGAGATCGCATGCCTCGTGATCGATGAACTCGCCGGTCAGAGCGTGGTGTTGGTGGCGGACGAGACGGGGGATGCGAAGTCGTCCACGGACTGCGTGGGCGCCGGCCGACAATACTCCGGTGCAATCGGCGGTGTCGGACTGTGCCAGGTGGCGGTGCACCTGGCGGCTGTCACCTCGACGACGAAGGTGATCATTGACCGGGCCCTGTATCTCCCGGCGGACTGGGCTGCGGACGAGGAACGCCGCGAGGTCGCCGGAGTGCCGGAGGAAATCGCCTTCGCGACGAAGCCGCAGCAGGCGCTGGCCATGGTCACCGACGTGTTGGCCGCCGGGCTGAAGGCCCGCTGGTTCGCAGGCGACGAGGTGTACTGCGGGCGCGAACTACGCCGGGGCGTACGGGCGCTGGGGCTCGGCTACACCGTTGGCATCGCCGCCACCTACCAGGTCATCGACGGGACCGGACGCCGGTGGGAGGCCCGCAAAATGATCAACAAGGTGCGGCCCGGACAGTGGATGCGCCGGCAGACCGGACACGGCACCAAGGGCACCCGCGAGTACGACTGGGCCTGGCTCGACGTCCGCCCCGACGACGCTCCCGACGAGCACCGGAACGAGAAGGAGGCCGGGACGAGTGTGCTGGTCGCGCGGCGGCACCGCTACACCGGCGAGGTGTCCTACTTCCGCTGCCGGGCACCCGGCGACGTCTCGCTCGGCACGCTGGTGGAAGTGATCTGTCGCAGGTGGCGGATCGAGGAAACCTTCCAACTCGCCAAGGGCTTCACCGGACTCGACCAGGGCCAGGTGACCTGCTGGAACTCCTGGATGCGCTGGTCACTGTTCTCCCTGATCGCCGCCGCCGTCCTTGCCCTCACGGCCACCGCCGTCCACGACGCTGCCGAGGACGAGCCCGCGCTCGTCCCGCTGAGCTGCCCCGAGCTCGTCCGGCTCCTGCGAGCCCTCGTGCTGCCGCCACCCGTCCGCGACCGCGAGCACGTCCCGCACTGGACCGCCTGGCGGCGCCATCACCAAGCCGTCGCGACCGCCTGCCACCATCACCGACACCGCCGTCACGACCAACCGTGA
- a CDS encoding RHS repeat-associated core domain-containing protein — protein MPAARSLLIGRRLRGRAAVVAAVTSLALTIGTIQAVAFPEREDTSGPAVQALGDPVEGKDAKAPRKIPADPTRKAAIRSLDRPTWPDAVRRSVPVSASEDRDTPENLGGLPVGVSAVEQTEPTRATKGAKTAPALPENVSVEVLPHARAAAAGAGVLLRVKNPDTRRAKVRLSVDYGSFAEAYGGSYGSRLALYEVPACALEEKLGGKQCKGSPKPLASVNDAKAETVSAPLSATSAGTVVALAAAEASAQGDYKATPLSPSAEWNVAPSSGGFSWSYPISVVPTPGGLTPSVGLSYSSQSADGRTATTNNQGSWVGEGFSYEPGYVERSYKACADDGHSSSGEQCWAFDNATLMLNGSAAQLVKDDESGEWHVSGEDGSKVEKLTDAANGDDDGEHWKVTTTDGTEYWFGLNRLPGWSSGKTETDSAWTTPVFGDDEKEPCYKATFADAWCKQAWRWNLDYVKDSQGNVMTYHYGQETNHYALNGKTDTNGTSYVRGGYLKRIEYGQRESTLYTQSAPARVVFDTAERCLATDTFDCATDKWTSANAGKWPDTPWDRYCKADTKCTATQASPSFWTRKRLTSITTQAYTGDSAAPYTDVDSWSLRHRFTDNGDDSNTLWLSEIVHTGKAGDGADIELPPVTLIGTKLENRVDKIGDNIAPLNRFRLATVVSESGAQLDIAYKAADCSADALPKPGESVKRCYPVMWAPSGQLEPITDWFHKYVVDTVSQRDRTGGDVNDVMVTRYDYQGDAAWRHAEPDGITDEKFLTWSQWQGYGKVSVTSGDSEHSTRVDHTYLQGMDGDKAPGGGTRTEKITTSDGSDFTGHKEFTGYAVEKAAYDKGKVVSKVISKPWKHDTATQTRSWGTTKATITETTEVRGYSAKSSGGWVETLSTTEFDSEYGRVLKIDNRGDTSTASDNTCTRTSYADSAAEHIYSLPKQIETVSVGCDATPNRKTDGKTPGDIVTDERTLYDKGAYSAAPTKGLATATERLVSHDGTKGTYQTTGTTDYDGFGRPTSQKDVAGALTTTAYTDVNGLISSTKVTNDLGHITTTSYDRLRGQSTGQTDPNTKRTDLARDALGRLTSVWLPDRRSNQTPSIKYSYLVRQNKPVAVKTEKIEQDGTYGTEWQLYDGLLRPRQKQTEGPSGGRMVADSFYGSTGAVKRANETYYAAGAASDELFPVANGDVADQTRYEYDGLGRTTAEIFTIAGYEQWRSTTSYDGNMTHSDPPPGGVATTTVTDAEGKVKELWHYDGHTPVPTGPASQRTVTKYTHTAAGELATVTDSKGNVWRQEYDQRGRMVRKVDPDAGETLLTYDEYDRLTSTKDARQRVLSTEYDSLGRPKATWEGAVNEGTKLTETRYDRSGSLGYSHASYRYLPNGEAYSTVVATFDTFYRPLTTNYTVPASEGKLAGTYPFTTAYNRDGTVASTGVPAAGGLPTESLKYTYDELQRPLTMASATSTYVTGTVWSNTSQLLQLSLSTGGPRTEKNFYYEKGTDRLTRATMKVGSTATVAKDQHYSYDQAGNVLSITDTAAPASSSTLDVQCFAYDGQARLVDAWTPAATATTAEGEGTIGGTADYAGKKPTTCDAAPGTNPLGGPSPYWTSWSVDDIGNRTQEIRHDPSLNAAKNTTRTFTYQDGDQDGTPGETGDGGPHQVTKIAETTPTGDRQQTYQYDLSGNTHKRTIDGDTQSLDWDATGKLTKATEADGTETSFLYDAGGARIKRTTADATTLYLPGMELELKKGSTAVTATRHYSYAGQTIAIRTSDNKVSFLASDHHGTGDLAVDAVSGAVTQRRTDPYGAARGKLSPETGTWPGEKGFVGGTIDASTGLVHIGAREYDPDLGKFISPDPIIDFTRPQQMNGYAYASNTPVTLSDPTGLYDCNNGVALNCDKKGNQQVNPCPSLVVPACNGGAVDKASNEVAAAEGQQARAQQRFKSAGKQLVKIVMDILGVSAALDCFSSGDLAACGETMLTIAGSFAGGIAGKLLAKYGMPWNMHKGIALAKRVTGLLKDLFGGLKDMSKASERLNQARANLAKAREKALVAVDRIKSAVGGGKPKCHSFLPDTEVLLADGKRKKIKDLRPGDKVTVTDPKTGRTVVREVAGTIVTEDDKHFVDMTINSKSLTATTTHPFWVVSENRWLQAGELNPGMTLRTASGATATVEDVRYFERRQRTHDLTITEIHTYYVLAGSAPVLVHNCSDAGYADVYLDMEQGHASVSVTHNGRTIHTEAGSQVGQDSVVGLRNGSHSPGTDVIRVPLPNARRAQQAQEYFLDDSNLGPHDRDTNNCVTFCATILKAGGYEMPVSRSMEVASWLLETSFERRKL, from the coding sequence ATGCCTGCTGCCAGATCCCTTCTCATCGGCCGCCGCCTCCGCGGCCGGGCCGCGGTCGTGGCCGCCGTGACCTCCCTCGCTCTGACGATCGGCACGATCCAGGCCGTGGCGTTCCCCGAGCGGGAGGACACCTCCGGTCCCGCAGTCCAGGCACTCGGTGACCCGGTCGAGGGCAAGGACGCCAAGGCGCCGCGCAAGATCCCCGCAGACCCGACGCGCAAGGCGGCCATCCGCAGCCTCGACAGGCCGACTTGGCCCGACGCGGTCCGTCGCAGTGTGCCGGTCTCGGCGTCAGAAGACCGGGACACACCGGAGAATCTCGGAGGGCTGCCGGTCGGAGTGTCGGCGGTCGAGCAGACAGAACCGACGCGGGCGACGAAGGGGGCGAAGACAGCTCCCGCACTCCCTGAGAACGTCAGCGTCGAAGTCCTTCCGCACGCCCGCGCCGCCGCCGCGGGTGCCGGTGTCCTGCTGCGGGTGAAGAATCCGGACACCCGGCGGGCCAAGGTACGGCTCAGCGTCGACTACGGCAGCTTCGCCGAGGCGTACGGAGGTAGTTACGGCTCCCGCCTCGCTCTGTACGAGGTGCCCGCCTGCGCGTTGGAGGAGAAGCTCGGCGGCAAGCAGTGCAAGGGCAGCCCGAAGCCGCTGGCCTCGGTCAACGACGCGAAGGCCGAGACCGTCTCCGCGCCACTGTCGGCAACCTCCGCGGGCACCGTGGTGGCCCTCGCCGCCGCCGAGGCCTCCGCACAGGGCGACTACAAGGCGACTCCGCTGTCTCCCTCGGCCGAGTGGAACGTGGCGCCGTCCTCGGGCGGCTTCTCCTGGTCGTATCCGATCTCGGTCGTGCCGACCCCCGGCGGACTGACCCCGTCGGTGGGCCTGTCGTACTCCTCCCAGTCGGCGGACGGCCGTACCGCGACCACCAACAACCAGGGCTCCTGGGTGGGCGAAGGCTTCTCCTACGAACCCGGCTACGTCGAGCGCTCGTACAAGGCCTGCGCCGACGACGGACACTCCTCCTCCGGCGAACAGTGCTGGGCGTTCGACAACGCGACGCTGATGCTCAACGGCTCGGCGGCACAGCTGGTCAAGGACGACGAGTCCGGCGAGTGGCATGTCTCGGGTGAGGACGGCTCCAAGGTCGAGAAGCTGACCGACGCCGCCAACGGAGACGACGACGGCGAGCACTGGAAGGTCACCACCACCGACGGGACCGAGTACTGGTTCGGCCTCAACCGACTTCCCGGCTGGAGCAGCGGCAAAACGGAGACCGACTCCGCGTGGACCACACCCGTCTTCGGCGACGACGAGAAGGAGCCCTGCTACAAGGCGACGTTCGCCGACGCATGGTGCAAGCAGGCATGGCGCTGGAACCTCGACTACGTCAAGGACAGCCAGGGCAACGTCATGACCTACCACTACGGACAGGAGACCAACCACTACGCCCTGAACGGCAAGACCGACACCAACGGCACCTCCTACGTCCGTGGCGGCTACCTAAAGCGCATCGAGTATGGTCAGCGCGAGTCCACGCTGTACACGCAGTCCGCACCGGCCCGAGTGGTCTTCGACACCGCCGAACGCTGCCTCGCCACCGACACGTTCGACTGCGCAACCGACAAGTGGACCTCGGCCAACGCCGGCAAGTGGCCGGACACCCCCTGGGACCGCTACTGCAAGGCGGACACCAAGTGCACAGCCACCCAGGCCTCCCCGTCGTTCTGGACCCGCAAACGGCTGACGTCGATCACCACCCAGGCGTACACCGGCGACAGCGCCGCCCCGTACACCGATGTCGACTCCTGGTCGCTGAGGCACCGCTTCACCGACAACGGTGACGACTCCAACACCCTGTGGCTGTCGGAGATCGTCCACACCGGCAAGGCTGGTGACGGCGCGGACATCGAACTGCCGCCGGTGACGCTGATCGGCACCAAGCTGGAGAACCGCGTCGACAAGATCGGCGACAACATCGCGCCCCTGAACCGCTTCCGGCTGGCCACGGTGGTCAGTGAGAGCGGCGCCCAGCTCGACATCGCCTACAAAGCAGCCGACTGCTCGGCGGACGCCCTGCCCAAGCCCGGTGAGTCGGTCAAGCGCTGCTACCCGGTGATGTGGGCGCCCTCGGGCCAACTGGAGCCGATCACCGACTGGTTCCACAAGTACGTCGTCGACACCGTCAGCCAACGCGACCGCACCGGCGGCGACGTCAACGACGTGATGGTCACCCGCTACGACTACCAGGGCGACGCGGCATGGCGGCACGCCGAACCGGACGGCATCACCGACGAGAAGTTCCTGACCTGGAGTCAGTGGCAGGGCTACGGCAAGGTCTCCGTCACCAGCGGCGACAGTGAGCACAGCACCCGCGTCGACCACACCTACCTCCAGGGCATGGACGGCGACAAGGCGCCCGGCGGCGGAACCCGTACCGAGAAGATCACCACGTCTGACGGCTCCGACTTCACCGGGCACAAGGAGTTCACCGGCTACGCGGTGGAGAAGGCCGCCTACGACAAGGGCAAGGTCGTCTCCAAGGTGATCAGTAAGCCGTGGAAGCACGACACGGCCACCCAGACCAGGAGCTGGGGCACCACCAAGGCCACCATCACCGAGACGACCGAGGTGCGCGGGTATTCCGCCAAGTCCTCGGGCGGCTGGGTGGAGACGCTGTCGACGACCGAGTTCGACTCCGAGTACGGCCGCGTTCTGAAGATCGACAACCGCGGTGACACCTCGACGGCCTCCGACAACACTTGTACGCGTACGTCGTACGCCGACAGCGCCGCCGAGCACATCTACTCCCTGCCCAAGCAGATCGAGACCGTCTCGGTCGGCTGTGACGCCACGCCGAACCGTAAGACCGACGGCAAGACCCCCGGCGACATCGTCACCGACGAGCGCACCCTGTACGACAAGGGTGCCTACAGCGCCGCGCCCACCAAGGGCCTGGCCACCGCCACCGAACGCCTCGTCTCGCACGACGGCACCAAGGGCACGTACCAGACCACCGGCACCACCGACTACGACGGCTTCGGCCGCCCCACCAGCCAAAAAGACGTGGCCGGGGCGTTGACGACGACCGCGTACACGGATGTCAACGGCCTGATCTCCTCGACCAAGGTCACCAACGACCTCGGCCACATCACCACCACCTCCTACGACCGGCTGCGCGGCCAGTCCACGGGCCAGACCGACCCCAACACCAAGCGCACCGACCTCGCCCGCGACGCGCTCGGTCGGCTCACCTCCGTCTGGCTCCCGGACCGGCGCAGCAACCAGACGCCGAGCATCAAGTACTCGTACCTCGTTCGCCAGAACAAGCCGGTCGCCGTCAAGACCGAGAAGATCGAACAGGACGGCACCTACGGCACCGAGTGGCAGCTCTACGACGGTCTGCTGCGCCCGCGTCAGAAGCAGACCGAGGGCCCGAGCGGCGGCCGGATGGTGGCTGACTCGTTCTACGGCTCCACGGGCGCGGTGAAGCGGGCCAACGAGACCTACTACGCGGCCGGTGCCGCCTCCGACGAACTGTTCCCCGTGGCCAACGGAGACGTCGCCGACCAGACGCGCTACGAGTACGACGGCCTCGGCCGTACCACCGCCGAGATCTTCACCATCGCCGGATATGAACAGTGGCGAAGCACCACCTCGTACGACGGCAACATGACGCACAGCGACCCGCCTCCCGGCGGTGTGGCGACCACGACGGTCACCGACGCCGAGGGCAAGGTCAAGGAACTCTGGCACTACGACGGCCACACACCCGTCCCGACCGGCCCGGCCTCCCAGCGCACCGTCACCAAGTACACCCACACCGCGGCCGGTGAACTGGCCACAGTCACCGACTCCAAGGGCAATGTCTGGCGCCAGGAGTACGACCAGCGCGGCCGCATGGTTCGCAAGGTCGACCCGGACGCCGGCGAGACGCTCCTCACCTACGACGAGTATGACCGCCTGACGTCCACGAAGGATGCCCGGCAGCGAGTCTTGTCCACCGAGTACGACAGCCTGGGCCGGCCCAAGGCGACTTGGGAAGGGGCGGTGAACGAAGGCACCAAGCTGACGGAGACCAGGTACGACCGCTCCGGCTCACTCGGCTACTCCCACGCCAGCTACCGCTACCTGCCCAACGGCGAGGCGTACTCCACGGTCGTCGCCACCTTCGACACCTTCTACCGGCCGCTGACGACCAACTACACGGTCCCGGCCTCGGAGGGGAAGCTCGCGGGCACCTACCCCTTCACCACCGCCTACAACCGGGACGGCACGGTCGCCTCCACCGGTGTGCCTGCGGCTGGCGGACTGCCCACCGAGAGCCTGAAGTACACGTACGACGAACTCCAGCGCCCGCTCACCATGGCCAGCGCCACATCGACGTACGTCACCGGCACGGTCTGGTCCAACACCAGCCAGCTGCTCCAGCTCTCCCTGAGCACCGGCGGCCCTCGCACGGAGAAGAACTTCTACTACGAGAAGGGCACCGACCGCCTCACCCGGGCCACGATGAAGGTCGGCTCCACCGCCACGGTTGCCAAGGACCAGCACTACTCCTACGACCAGGCCGGCAACGTCCTGTCCATCACCGACACCGCCGCCCCGGCGAGCAGTTCGACCCTCGATGTGCAGTGCTTCGCTTACGACGGCCAAGCCCGCCTCGTCGACGCCTGGACCCCGGCGGCCACCGCCACCACGGCCGAGGGCGAGGGCACGATCGGCGGGACCGCCGACTACGCCGGCAAGAAACCCACCACCTGTGACGCCGCCCCGGGCACCAACCCGCTGGGCGGACCGTCCCCTTACTGGACGAGCTGGTCGGTCGACGACATCGGCAACCGCACCCAGGAGATCCGCCACGACCCGTCCCTGAACGCCGCCAAGAACACCACCCGGACCTTCACCTACCAGGACGGCGACCAGGACGGCACGCCGGGAGAGACCGGCGACGGCGGCCCGCACCAGGTGACCAAGATCGCCGAGACGACCCCGACCGGAGACCGGCAGCAGACGTACCAGTACGACCTCTCGGGCAACACCCACAAGCGAACCATCGACGGCGACACCCAGAGCCTCGACTGGGACGCGACCGGCAAGCTGACCAAGGCCACTGAGGCCGACGGCACCGAGACCTCGTTCCTGTACGACGCCGGCGGGGCGCGGATCAAACGCACCACCGCCGATGCGACCACGCTCTACCTGCCGGGCATGGAACTGGAGCTGAAGAAGGGCTCCACCGCCGTCACAGCGACGCGCCACTACTCGTACGCCGGTCAGACGATCGCGATCCGTACCTCGGACAACAAGGTCTCTTTCCTCGCCTCCGACCACCACGGCACCGGCGACCTCGCCGTCGACGCGGTCAGCGGCGCCGTCACCCAACGGCGTACCGACCCGTACGGCGCCGCCCGCGGCAAGCTGTCACCGGAGACGGGCACCTGGCCGGGTGAGAAGGGCTTTGTCGGAGGCACGATCGATGCCTCGACCGGCCTGGTCCATATCGGCGCCCGCGAATACGACCCGGATCTGGGCAAGTTCATCTCGCCCGACCCGATCATCGATTTCACTCGGCCCCAGCAGATGAACGGCTACGCCTACGCGAGCAACACCCCAGTGACGCTCTCGGACCCGACGGGCCTGTACGACTGCAACAACGGCGTGGCCCTCAACTGTGACAAGAAGGGCAACCAGCAGGTCAACCCTTGCCCCAGCCTCGTGGTCCCCGCCTGCAACGGCGGTGCTGTGGATAAGGCGTCCAACGAGGTCGCCGCCGCGGAGGGCCAGCAGGCACGGGCCCAGCAGCGGTTCAAGTCGGCGGGCAAGCAACTCGTCAAGATCGTCATGGACATCCTCGGCGTCAGCGCCGCGCTGGACTGCTTTTCCAGCGGGGATCTGGCCGCCTGCGGCGAGACGATGCTGACCATCGCAGGCAGTTTCGCGGGGGGCATCGCCGGCAAGCTCCTGGCGAAGTACGGCATGCCCTGGAACATGCACAAGGGCATCGCACTGGCCAAGCGTGTCACCGGCTTGCTGAAGGATCTCTTCGGCGGCCTGAAGGACATGTCGAAGGCATCCGAGCGGCTCAACCAGGCACGGGCCAACTTGGCCAAGGCGCGGGAGAAGGCCCTCGTCGCCGTCGACAGGATCAAGAGCGCAGTTGGTGGTGGGAAGCCCAAGTGCCACAGCTTCCTGCCCGACACCGAAGTCCTTCTGGCCGATGGTAAGCGCAAGAAAATCAAGGACCTTAGACCGGGTGACAAGGTCACGGTCACGGACCCGAAGACCGGTCGCACCGTCGTCCGCGAGGTCGCGGGCACGATTGTCACGGAGGACGACAAGCACTTCGTCGACATGACGATCAACTCGAAGTCATTGACCGCGACAACCACGCACCCCTTCTGGGTGGTCTCGGAGAACCGCTGGCTCCAGGCCGGCGAACTCAACCCGGGCATGACCCTGCGCACGGCCTCCGGCGCCACAGCCACGGTCGAGGACGTCCGATACTTCGAGCGCCGACAGCGCACACACGACCTCACGATCACCGAGATCCATACGTACTATGTGCTGGCAGGGTCGGCGCCGGTGCTGGTTCATAACTGTAGTGATGCGGGCTATGCGGATGTGTACCTGGATATGGAACAGGGGCATGCATCGGTCTCGGTGACGCACAACGGCAGAACGATTCACACTGAGGCGGGTTCTCAAGTCGGACAGGACTCCGTTGTCGGATTGCGGAATGGTTCACATTCTCCCGGGACCGACGTGATCCGAGTGCCTCTACCGAATGCAAGGCGAGCGCAGCAGGCGCAGGAGTATTTCCTGGATGACAGCAACCTTGGGCCGCATGACAGAGACACAAACAACTGTGTAACGTTCTGTGCGACAATCCTCAAGGCCGGGGGATACGAAATGCCAGTCTCGAGATCTATGGAAGTCGCAAGCTGGCTCCTGGAAACGAGCTTTGAACGAAGGAAGTTGTGA
- a CDS encoding ISL3 family transposase, with amino-acid sequence MVNDTTLLLDLDGVSVMRVERLQCGGRRVHLATADASARACPACGVFATRVKGWATTRPRDLPYGESGLEFVWHKRRWWCRETACPRRSFTEQIEQIPAGARITGRLRAASGRRVRDAGSTVIQTARDLHLSWPTVMNAFRTAAREVVGAPLPEVEVLGIDETRRGRTRWEQDPDTGKWKMTRDRWHTGFVDALGSGGLLGQVEGRTVADVLAWLSTTPLTWRKAIRYVAIDMSAVYRSAIRTGLPEATVVVDHFHVVQLANKMLSLVRRRTTAEIRGRRGRAGDPEWKARRRLLRNREDLDHEQFERMWNPLLDEGKIGQTLLTAWIAKESLRTLLALARTDAGRNQVGHARWKFLTWCADADIPEVRTLAATVDRWWPEIQAFIDTGHSNAKSEGINRVIKLVARHAFGFRNADNQRLRTRCVTTRRARGHLRTA; translated from the coding sequence TTGGTCAACGATACGACGTTGCTGCTGGACCTCGACGGAGTGTCCGTCATGCGGGTCGAGCGGCTTCAGTGCGGTGGGCGCCGGGTTCACCTGGCCACGGCGGACGCCTCGGCCCGGGCCTGTCCGGCCTGCGGGGTCTTCGCAACCCGGGTGAAGGGCTGGGCGACCACCCGGCCTCGTGATCTGCCCTACGGGGAGAGCGGGCTGGAGTTCGTCTGGCACAAGCGGCGCTGGTGGTGCCGTGAGACGGCCTGTCCACGACGGTCGTTCACCGAGCAGATCGAGCAGATACCGGCCGGGGCCCGGATCACCGGGCGGCTGCGGGCCGCGTCCGGGCGGCGCGTGAGGGATGCCGGTTCCACGGTCATCCAGACGGCCCGCGATCTGCACCTGTCCTGGCCGACCGTGATGAACGCCTTCCGCACCGCCGCCCGCGAGGTCGTCGGGGCTCCGCTGCCCGAGGTCGAAGTGCTGGGCATCGATGAGACCCGGCGCGGACGGACCCGGTGGGAACAGGATCCGGACACCGGGAAGTGGAAGATGACCAGGGACCGCTGGCACACCGGGTTCGTCGACGCCCTCGGATCCGGCGGACTGCTCGGGCAGGTCGAGGGCCGCACCGTCGCCGACGTGCTGGCCTGGCTTTCCACCACGCCCCTGACCTGGAGGAAGGCCATCCGATACGTCGCCATCGACATGTCGGCCGTCTACCGCTCCGCGATCCGCACCGGCCTGCCCGAGGCCACCGTCGTGGTCGATCACTTTCATGTGGTGCAGCTCGCGAACAAGATGCTCTCCCTGGTCCGGCGCCGCACGACCGCCGAGATCCGCGGCCGGCGCGGACGCGCCGGTGACCCCGAGTGGAAAGCCCGACGCCGCCTGCTCCGCAACCGCGAAGACCTTGACCACGAGCAGTTCGAGCGCATGTGGAACCCGCTGCTGGACGAAGGGAAGATCGGACAGACGCTGCTGACGGCGTGGATCGCCAAAGAAAGCCTGCGCACCCTCCTCGCCCTGGCCCGCACCGACGCCGGCCGGAACCAAGTCGGCCATGCCCGCTGGAAGTTCCTCACCTGGTGCGCGGACGCCGACATCCCCGAAGTCCGCACCCTCGCGGCCACCGTCGACCGCTGGTGGCCCGAAATCCAGGCGTTCATCGACACCGGACACAGCAACGCCAAGAGCGAAGGGATCAACCGCGTGATCAAGCTCGTCGCCCGCCACGCGTTCGGCTTCCGCAACGCCGACAACCAGCGACTACGCACACGTTGCGTCACCACGCGGCGAGCCCGTGGGCACCTCCGCACCGCTTAA